The nucleotide window taaaaaaataaataaaaatcagaGCACTTATTGTGTGAGGTGAGCCAACGAAATGAATTGATTATTGTATGAGGTGAACCAACAAAATGAATTGATGAGAACCGTCGAATCCAATTTAAGTGATCTGATTTGTCTGATCCTAAACTTCGGGCAGTGAGATCCGAAGTGGATCTCTGTCCATTGTTCTATGTATTGCCTTGTTTTTCTTCTGCTTGCACATATTTAGAAGGAATAAATAATTAAAGCCATGAAAGCTAGCTAGCGATTTCTTAATTTAGAGGCATATTAATATATGATCCAGCAGCAAGATGGTCCATACcacaattattaattaattaatataaaaatctAAGCCAATAATAGGGATGTggatattaatataaaattttgttttcttgagaTCTCTCTCGGATCATTCTCTAGtctaatttatataattttttagatGTTGCTACACTTCTTTTTACCtataatatattttctttcaatttctgtcatttcattatctttaattcatttgatttaacagtcaaaaattaaaaaatgtgcatgaaagataaaaagaagtgtgTTTATAACGccaccctaatttttttttgccccGAATTATTatatgctaaggagactctcttgGAAATTCTTTATGGTCTTTTTCTACATTTTTGACATataaattaacgttaaactgtaAGATGACATAGAACCCATAAAGAGTCTCACTTTGAAAATCTCCCTaacatcttttatttttattttttaccacTCTAACTTTTTCACCAAAATTAAACGAGCAACTTGGTAATTATACGCAGCATAAATTTTGCTGTTTTCTATACCACTCTCGCAGACATGTAACAGgtcttatttaaaatttaaaaaataaataaaaacaagtaaATGTATTCTAACTTCTCTCAAGCAAACTTGTATTTGTAGAAGTGGGTGCAATTTGCtaatataattaaaagtaaAGAAATTGCTTAAAGCTAACGGGATAATGtagaataaatttttttttttgcaaccgCCCCCCAATGAAATGATCTTATGTTTTGCGCTAACACTTTCTGCTTCTTTGTATCAGACACAGGATAAGAAAATCTCTCCCTGATGAGACATTAGATCCACAAATTACAATGCCTCTCTCTCAGAATAGAATTCTCTTCCctatttttccctttttccttcctttttcttcaatcatttttcttttatttgaacGATCACggttaaattatgttaatattttttattaattttatatataaaaaataaataaataaataaaaaatgtgagaaaaataaagaaaatagaatgaaaagaggAGGAGATAGAATCATCCTTCAAGAAAATCTCTTCCTGATGAGACATTAGATTCACAAATTACaagacctctctctctctctctctctctctcccaaccCCTTctgaaaaagagaaaagagcaCCCTGCATTTCTGCAGCTTATTCTCAGAACAGAACATTAATAAAATCCAGTTTATGATATATTAATATGCTTCTTTGTTTTAGTAACAAATAATTGAACACATTTCAAGCTTCACATAGcttcacaacaacaacaaataataataattttcgcACTCTTATTTTTTCTACCACTACGATTTATTTCTATTTCTTTCTTGACGTTTGCTTGTAAACTTATTCAATATAAAtgcaataaatttatttaatacaaatgaaataaataaacagatacttttaagcaaaaaataaaatgtcttTTAATACCAAAAATTGGGAAAAtggaaacaaattaaaaaaaaataattagagaAGATATGGGCAGCAAATTAATTCCCTTTTTTGGACCAATCAATCTGTTCCCAGGTAATCCTCAGCAAACTGAAGTATTGATAGTCTCTCATTAATTAAACTAAACACGatgagaaagaaaaattaagaaagaaagaaaattaagagCAACTAATTAATAGCACTGGCCTTACTCTAATGCTAATTAAGCTCCTCTTATTATTCATCAAAAGGATCAAGAAGACGACGACGATCCATTGTTGGCACCACCGTCAGCACCCTGGTAATGATGATTCGGATTCGGAACTCCGTTTTTGTTGTCGTCTTGATCATCATCGTCGTCCTCGTCGTCATCATCGTTGTTGTTTCCGTTTCCGTTTCCGTTGCCGTTGGTGCCATTGTGGGGGTGGGTCTGCTGCAGTAGAAAGTTGGGTCTACCTAGACCACCACCAGCACCGCCGCCATTTAGCACGTCTCGCTTGGTGAAGGTGTTCTTGTTGTTGTGCATCCAGACTTTGAGAACACCTTTTTCGACGCCGACCTCGTTGCAGAACTCCTGTACGATTTCCTCCTCTCTCTTCTGCATCTTCCACCCGACCCTCTCTGCGAATTGGTGCATCTTATCTTTCTGGTCCTGGGTGAACTTGGTCCTGAACCTCTTCCTTGCATTCGGGCTCGCCGACACAATCGGGGGCATGACGGCGGCGTGGTTATTCAAACCCACTAAGGCGTTTTCGTGAGCGGTGGACAGAGCCAGGAGCATGTGGGGGGCGGAGGGGTAGTAGGAGGACGAGATCGGCGGCGGAGAAGCTGAGTTGGGGCTGCGGTTGCCTGGGTGAGTCGGCGGCGGagggtggtggcggtggtgtGGCTGGTACTCGATCACATGCGTTGTAGCGGCGGGGGTATTTTGCTGCACGGGGTCCTCGGGGTCCCGGCGGTGAAAATTACGGTGGCAGCCACATGCAGCGCATTTTAGAGAGGTGGGGTCGGCGGAGTTGGCGGTGGGAGACGGCATAAACTCGCCGCAGCCGTCAAGGGCGTGGCCGCCCAGCGTGGCGGCGTGGTTCTTGAGGCATTCTTTGTAGGTGACTACAACAGGGGTGATGGGGATGTtgtggtggtggaggtggtgggTGGGGTTGTGACGCTTGAGGACGCCGTTGCTGAAGGACAGAGGCTTTATGTGTTGCTGGATCCGTGTCGGAGTTTCGCTGTCTGCTTCCGGGGATTTGGTGCTGGCggtgttggtggtggtggtgatgggagGGGTTATATCCATCTCTCAAACATCTAGGGGTCTCCAAAATCAGAGAACGAAAATCAAAAGCAAAAACAGACAAAGTTAAAGGGTAGCTGCTTTAAGTCGTTAGGGTTAGATTTCTGTGCAGATTACAGCTCTGAGCTGCCATGGAAGCTCTGAGGATATTGAGAAGGAGAGGGGAGATATGGAGGAGTGAGAAAGATGGTGAGTTTTTTGgggggatagagagagagagagtttagctAGCTGAGAGAgggttgatgatgatgatgagcaGTGATGACTGTCCATAATAAAAATCTGGGTTTTGTGGTTGTCCTTCTTAACCACTTGTATTTTTAACCCTAGTTCTAATCCATGGTTAAGTTGCTTACCCCACTTGGGGTTAGATGTTGTGTGCTATAAATTGGGTAGTGTTCCATTTACTCTTTTACCTCACACACACTCTTCTTAATTTTTAGTCACCAGATCGATTGAACTGAATAagattaaattaatgtaaattAGAAAGGGATTTGTGAGATACTACACTTACCACATATTTGTACCGTCATTTAtaccatctctctaatagagatatTGTCTACTAACACATGTAAGTCTTATCTCTATTAGAGATGGTACAAATATGTAGTAAGAGTAACATTTGTAATAAATATAGGAAGCATTTTTGCTCGAGTAATGTTACACGTACCACGTATTTTTACAATCTCTCTAATAGATGTAGGGCCCACCAACGCATGTGGGTTCCATCTCTATTGGAGAGATAATACAAATTATGGTATAAATATAAGGTAAAAGTAGCATTGTTTTTGCTCACTAACCTAACTATAGTGTATGATCACCATACACCTAATAATTTGCCATATGTCTTTTTAACTAACTCTAGTTAACTTTCATTTAAAtgttactttttcaatttttgaaaaaagTAACCATAATAAAgtgaaatgac belongs to Malus sylvestris chromosome 17, drMalSylv7.2, whole genome shotgun sequence and includes:
- the LOC126612358 gene encoding zinc-finger homeodomain protein 9-like translates to MDITPPITTTTNTASTKSPEADSETPTRIQQHIKPLSFSNGVLKRHNPTHHLHHHNIPITPVVVTYKECLKNHAATLGGHALDGCGEFMPSPTANSADPTSLKCAACGCHRNFHRRDPEDPVQQNTPAATTHVIEYQPHHRHHPPPPTHPGNRSPNSASPPPISSSYYPSAPHMLLALSTAHENALVGLNNHAAVMPPIVSASPNARKRFRTKFTQDQKDKMHQFAERVGWKMQKREEEIVQEFCNEVGVEKGVLKVWMHNNKNTFTKRDVLNGGGAGGGLGRPNFLLQQTHPHNGTNGNGNGNGNNNDDDDEDDDDDQDDNKNGVPNPNHHYQGADGGANNGSSSSS